CGCGCGTCTCGGCAACCTCGAGTGCCCGCACCACGCGCCGCACATCGTTCGGATGCAGGCGGAGGGCGGTGTCTGGGTCAATTTTCTGCAGTTGTGCGTGCAGCGCTTCTTTGCCGTGGGCATCGGCAAATGCCTGCCAGCGCTGCCGAATCTCCGGCGACCCAGACTGCCTGCCAAAATCCAAGTCCTCGACAATCGCCCGGATGTACAGCCCTGTGCCCCCGACAACAATCGGAAGCTTGCCGCGCCGGTGGATGTCCGCGATCACACGGTCCGCACGCGCCGTCCAGTCCGCAGCCGTAAACGGCTCGTCGGGATCGACAATGCTCAACAGATGATGTGGAACCCCCTGCATCTGCGCGGGTGTCAATTTGGCCGTCCCGATGTCCATCCCGCGATACACCTGCATCGAGTCTGCCGAGACGATTTCCCCGCCAACCGCCTTGGCGAGCAGAATGCCAAAGTCACTCTTCCCCACCCCGGTCGGTCCGACGATACACAGCACCGGTGGGCGCGTGTTGGCCATCGCTTCGTCCACTTGCGCCTACTCCTTCCTCCACACGCCAAAGGCCGTTCGGCCCCGCGGCCGATCTGGTTCCAGCCCAAATCGCTCAAACTGCCCAAATCCAGGACGTTCCTTCAGCACCACGCAGCGGCGAACGACGCGCGCCGCCTCTGTCCAGGCCTCGGACGACAGCGGCGCTGTGGCCGCAAAAGGGCGCAGGCGGTCGACATTCGAAGCCCGTTTGGTCGCGTGGCGAAACATTGGGTCGAAATACACTGCATCCACGCTGGCGTCCGGCTGCATGCGCAGCCACTCCGTATGCGATCCGATGCAGACTTCGATGGGCGCGGCAATCCGCTGCAGCCGGTCCGCCCACGCCGGATACCAGGCGGCGCCGTAGGCGAGCGTGTACTCGAACAAGCGCGCCAGCAGCCATGAGGACTCAATGGCAATCACCCGCCCCATCCGTCCGGCGGCGGCCGCCAAGACGAACGTATCGACCCCAAAGCCAAGCGTTGCGTCCACCAGCGTATCACCGGGCGCGACCTGCATCGCCGTCACGAGCCGGTCGGGCTGGCCTTTCATCAGCCCCCGCGCGCGCTGCCAGGCAAGGCTTGGATGAAAGAACGTGCCGTGTTCGGGGTCAGCGGCGTGATAGACGATGGGCTGGGCATCCGCCACGATGAGGGCCTCCGCCGCTTCGTCCTGCAGCACCTGCAGGACACTCCGGTCGCGGCGCGGCACATACGGACAATCGAACCATGCTGCCAAACGGCTGGCCTCTGCCTCTCTGCGCTCCGTCACCTTCCACGGCGTCGTGACGACCGCACGCTCCCGTCTCACACCGGGCAGGACCCGTCGCCCGCCAACCTGCCGCTCAGACAATGCGTCGGAACTCCTTCTCCAGGTCGTGACTGGTCAGGCGAATGAGCACCGGGCGTCCATGCGGACAGTGGAACGGGTCCTCCAAGTCACTGAGCGCCTGGCACAACGCATCCATCTCCGCGTGCGACAGATGATGGTTGGCCTTGATGGCAGCTTTGCAGGCTTGCATGACCACCCGCTCGCGCAGCGCTTCCGCCGCGTCGCGCGGCGGCTTATCAGCCGCCAGCGACTCGAACAGCTGCTCGGAAAGCTGGGCGATGTCGAGGCCTTCCCACACCTCTGGCACGGTGCGCAGGAGGACATCCGTCCCGCCGAACGGCTCGATTTCGAAGCCAAGCCCAGCGAGTGTCTCTTGGTACGTCGACACCGCCGCGAACTGAACCGGCGTCAGGCGAAAGTTGAGCGGCGTCAGGAGCGGAATGCGGCTCCCGACCCGGTGCTGCACCTGGGCGCGAAACCGCTCGTACAGCACGCGCTCGTGCGCCGCATGCTGGTCGATGACATAGAGACTCTCCCCGTCGTCCGCGATGATGTACATGCCAAGTGCCTGCCCCACCGGGCGCAGCTGCAAGCGGGACGAGCCGCCGTCCGCATCCGCCGCGCTGTCCGTCACAGCCGGCGCTGGCCGGGACACTGACGCCGGCTCTGACCCTGGTGCTGGTTCAACGGTCGGCGCCAGGGTGGCGGCGACCTGCTCGTAAACCGCCCGGGACACCTCCACACGCCGCGGGTCCTGTTCCTGCGGCCGGTCTGCGAACGGCGCTCGCTCCGGCCGATAGGACGCACGCGGACTGTGTGCCACCTGCGATTCCACCGGCGATCCCGCCGGAACCCCACCGCCTGTGCGGCTCGGCCTGTCGGGTCGTCCCTGCGTGGACGGGGCCTTGGATGGGTCCTTGGGGTCCATGGACAGGTCGCGCACCTCCTGTGCAGATGCCTGTGCATGCGCCTGGGCTTGCGGCAGCCGCAAACGTGCCTGCACGCCGCCTTCTCCCTTCGACGCTTCGCGTTCAATGCGGTCGATGTGAATCGACGGGACCAAAAACGCTTCATCCAGCGCCCGCTGCACCGCATCCTGGACGACCCGGGCGACATCCCGCTCTTCGCTGAAGCGCACTTCCGCCTTGTGCGGGTGAATGTTCACGTCGACCAGGGCGGGATCCATCTGCAAATACAGCACGTACATGGGATGACGTTTGGTCATCAAACGTGCACCAAAGCCAGCCATCACTGCCTGATGCAGCGCATAGTTCCGAATCGGGCGGTCGTTGATAAACAAGTGCGCATGGGCGCGCGACGCCCTCGCCTGTGTCGGCCGGCCGATCAGCCCGTGAATCCGATAGTCCGGCGTCGCGCCTTCCACCGACAGCATCTGCCGAGCCTCGCCAGCGCCGAACACGGCCGCGGCGACTTCGAGCAGGTTTCCTCGGCCGCCCGACTGAAACATGACATGCCCGTTGGTCTCCAGCACAAACGCCACATCCGGTCTCGCCAGCGCAGCCTTCTGCACCACTTCCAGGCACCGGGCTTGTTCCGTCGTCACCGAGCGCAGGTACTTCAAGCGCGCCGGCGTGTTGAAGAACAAATCACGCACCTCGATGCGCGTGCCTTCCGGCATGCCGACCGGGGCCGGCGGCGCCGTCTGCCGCGAGCCCTCCACCTGAACGACAATGCCGGATTCGCTGCCTCTTGGCCTCGTCTCCAGTCGTACGCGAGCCACCGCCGCGATGGAAGCCAGAGCCTCGCCGCGAAAGCCGAGCGTCGCTATCTTAAACAAGTCACGGGCACTGCGCACCTTGCTGGTCGCGTGTCGGGCAAAGGCCAGCACGGCGTCGTCGGGATCCATCCCATGCCCGTTGTCCTGCACGACCATGGCGGCG
Above is a genomic segment from Alicyclobacillus cycloheptanicus containing:
- the miaA gene encoding tRNA (adenosine(37)-N6)-dimethylallyltransferase MiaA; the protein is MDEAMANTRPPVLCIVGPTGVGKSDFGILLAKAVGGEIVSADSMQVYRGMDIGTAKLTPAQMQGVPHHLLSIVDPDEPFTAADWTARADRVIADIHRRGKLPIVVGGTGLYIRAIVEDLDFGRQSGSPEIRQRWQAFADAHGKEALHAQLQKIDPDTALRLHPNDVRRVVRALEVAETRGQPLSATYDWRVRGGRYHTVQLGLTVQREVLYERINRRVDHMIALGLVDEVAGLLHAGYPRTLTAMQAIGYKEIAAYVCGEVDLAQAVEDTKRATRRFAKRQLSWFRRDPRIRWMDRSETAGAAEQDAGDALQITMEMAALAAGIPASRLE
- a CDS encoding class I SAM-dependent methyltransferase translates to MSERQVGGRRVLPGVRRERAVVTTPWKVTERREAEASRLAAWFDCPYVPRRDRSVLQVLQDEAAEALIVADAQPIVYHAADPEHGTFFHPSLAWQRARGLMKGQPDRLVTAMQVAPGDTLVDATLGFGVDTFVLAAAAGRMGRVIAIESSWLLARLFEYTLAYGAAWYPAWADRLQRIAAPIEVCIGSHTEWLRMQPDASVDAVYFDPMFRHATKRASNVDRLRPFAATAPLSSEAWTEAARVVRRCVVLKERPGFGQFERFGLEPDRPRGRTAFGVWRKE
- the mutL gene encoding DNA mismatch repair endonuclease MutL; the encoded protein is MGIIQVMPDALANQIAAGEVVERPASCVKELVENSLDAGATEIRVSLEEGGIAAMVVQDNGHGMDPDDAVLAFARHATSKVRSARDLFKIATLGFRGEALASIAAVARVRLETRPRGSESGIVVQVEGSRQTAPPAPVGMPEGTRIEVRDLFFNTPARLKYLRSVTTEQARCLEVVQKAALARPDVAFVLETNGHVMFQSGGRGNLLEVAAAVFGAGEARQMLSVEGATPDYRIHGLIGRPTQARASRAHAHLFINDRPIRNYALHQAVMAGFGARLMTKRHPMYVLYLQMDPALVDVNIHPHKAEVRFSEERDVARVVQDAVQRALDEAFLVPSIHIDRIEREASKGEGGVQARLRLPQAQAHAQASAQEVRDLSMDPKDPSKAPSTQGRPDRPSRTGGGVPAGSPVESQVAHSPRASYRPERAPFADRPQEQDPRRVEVSRAVYEQVAATLAPTVEPAPGSEPASVSRPAPAVTDSAADADGGSSRLQLRPVGQALGMYIIADDGESLYVIDQHAAHERVLYERFRAQVQHRVGSRIPLLTPLNFRLTPVQFAAVSTYQETLAGLGFEIEPFGGTDVLLRTVPEVWEGLDIAQLSEQLFESLAADKPPRDAAEALRERVVMQACKAAIKANHHLSHAEMDALCQALSDLEDPFHCPHGRPVLIRLTSHDLEKEFRRIV